One segment of Parvularcula sp. IMCC14364 DNA contains the following:
- a CDS encoding IS5 family transposase (programmed frameshift) produces MSDLIWLSKEQLSRIEPYFPLSHGVPRVDDRRVLSGIIFVIRNGLRWRDAPKEYGPHKTLYNRFIRWSRLGVFDRIFSNLSAQGDVSETLMIDATHLKAHRTASSLLKKGLFPRHIGRTKGGLNSKLHAVVDNMGRPLIMCLTAGQTSDHIGAKLIYPALPEGAKTLIGDKGYDSDEFRSALTAKNIQPCIPPRKGRRHPAEFCETLYKQRHKVEIMFGRLKDWRRVATRYDRCAHTYFSSICIAATMIFWINQ; encoded by the exons ATGAGCGATTTGATTTGGTTATCGAAAGAGCAGTTGTCACGGATTGAGCCGTATTTTCCTTTATCCCATGGTGTTCCGCGCGTTGACGACAGGCGTGTATTGTCCGGGATCATCTTCGTGATCCGCAACGGTTTGCGCTGGCGTGATGCGCCGAAGGAATATGGTCCGCACAAGACTTTATACAATCGCTTTATCCGCTGGAGCCGCTTGGGCGTTTTTGATCGCATCTTTTCGAACCTGTCTGCGCAAGGGGACGTTTCCGAAACGCTGATGATTGACGCCACGCATTTGAAAGCCCATCGCACCGCGTCCAGCCTTTTAAAAAAGGGGCTTT TTCCCAGGCACATTGGACGCACAAAAGGCGGCTTGAACTCAAAACTTCACGCCGTTGTCGATAACATGGGACGCCCGCTGATCATGTGCCTGACGGCTGGACAGACAAGCGATCATATCGGCGCAAAGCTGATCTATCCGGCACTGCCGGAGGGCGCGAAAACCCTGATCGGCGACAAGGGTTACGATAGCGATGAGTTTCGCAGTGCTCTCACCGCTAAAAACATTCAGCCCTGCATCCCACCGCGAAAAGGACGGCGTCATCCAGCGGAGTTTTGCGAAACTCTCTATAAACAACGCCACAAAGTCGAGATCATGTTCGGAAGACTGAAAGACTGGCGGCGCGTCGCCACCCGCTATGACCGCTGTGCTCACACATACTTCTCAAGCATCTGCATCGCAGCTACGATGATCTTCTGGATCAATCAATGA
- a CDS encoding outer membrane protein: MKRSKFFLGLSMALLAGWGTAKAQPQQYTFNPRAVSAASAADSRLGARDAKSSVLSGPRAELRLGYDSFETEDPVAGSIEEDGALWGFSLGYDHQMSKLIIGAFTSIEWSSTSFAGGVDTGRDVEVGGKLGYLLRDDLTVYTLVALVNSQLTGNGAEAFDDGLRVGFGGEFALPRNLFAKVEYRYTDYDDDTERHQVVTAVGKKF; this comes from the coding sequence ATGAAACGATCCAAATTTTTCCTGGGGCTTTCCATGGCCCTGCTGGCTGGCTGGGGCACAGCGAAAGCCCAGCCGCAACAATACACCTTCAACCCCCGGGCGGTTTCCGCTGCATCTGCTGCAGACTCACGCCTTGGCGCGCGCGATGCAAAGTCCAGCGTTCTGTCCGGACCGCGCGCAGAACTGCGTCTTGGCTATGACTCTTTTGAAACAGAGGATCCTGTTGCGGGCAGCATTGAAGAAGATGGTGCCTTGTGGGGGTTTTCTCTCGGGTATGATCACCAGATGTCAAAACTGATCATTGGGGCGTTTACCAGTATCGAATGGTCCAGCACGTCTTTCGCAGGCGGCGTTGATACAGGCCGTGATGTAGAAGTGGGCGGCAAGCTGGGCTACCTCCTGCGCGATGACCTGACAGTTTATACGCTTGTGGCGCTGGTCAATTCACAGCTGACCGGCAATGGTGCAGAAGCCTTTGATGACGGGTTACGCGTCGGCTTTGGAGGTGAATTCGCCCTGCCGCGCAACCTCTTTGCCAAAGTCGAATATCGCTATACTGATTATGACGATGACACTGAGCGCCATCAGGTTGTGACGGCTGTGGGCAAGAAGTTCTAG
- a CDS encoding adenylosuccinate synthase: protein MADVAVIGAQWGDEGKGKVVDWLSARAEVVVRFQGGHNAGHTLVVDGEVYKLSLLPSGIVREGKMSVIGNGVVVDPWALAEEIARLQKQGVSISPVNLVIAENAALILPLHGELDALREAAAGDGKIGTTKRGIGPAYEDKIGRRAIRLIDLAHPGSLKEKVEKLLTHHNALRRGLGEQEITPDELVAKLKEVTPKVLPFAGPVWKLLHDARKAGKRILYEGAQGVLLDVDHGTYPYVTSSNVVAGQAAAGTGLGPKTSGYVLGIVKAYTTRVGEGPFPTEDHGEHGQILGERGREFGTVTGRKRRCGWFDAVLVRQSLKISGVDGIALTKLDVLDGLPELKVCVGYDLDGKQLDHFPAGMDAQSQVKPVYETIPGWRDSTEGARSWADLPAEAVKYVRRLEELIECPVALVSTSPEREDVILMRDPYES, encoded by the coding sequence ATGGCAGATGTAGCAGTAATCGGCGCACAATGGGGCGATGAAGGCAAAGGCAAGGTCGTGGACTGGCTCTCCGCCCGGGCAGAAGTGGTGGTGCGCTTTCAAGGTGGCCACAATGCCGGTCACACGCTCGTGGTGGATGGGGAAGTTTACAAACTGTCCCTGCTGCCCTCCGGCATTGTTCGAGAAGGTAAGATGTCAGTTATCGGAAATGGTGTGGTGGTGGACCCATGGGCACTGGCCGAAGAAATTGCCCGGTTACAGAAGCAGGGCGTTTCCATCTCGCCCGTCAATCTGGTCATTGCAGAAAATGCGGCGCTCATTTTGCCGCTGCATGGTGAACTGGATGCCTTGCGAGAGGCCGCCGCGGGTGACGGAAAGATCGGCACCACCAAGCGCGGCATTGGCCCTGCTTATGAAGACAAGATCGGGCGCCGGGCCATTCGCCTGATTGACCTCGCCCATCCGGGGTCTCTCAAGGAAAAAGTAGAGAAACTCCTGACACACCATAATGCCTTGCGGCGGGGTTTAGGGGAGCAGGAAATTACCCCTGATGAGCTGGTTGCGAAGCTAAAAGAAGTGACGCCAAAAGTTCTGCCTTTTGCCGGCCCTGTGTGGAAACTGCTGCATGATGCACGCAAGGCAGGCAAACGAATCCTGTATGAAGGCGCGCAAGGGGTCTTGCTGGATGTGGATCATGGCACCTATCCTTATGTTACCTCGTCCAATGTAGTGGCCGGGCAGGCGGCAGCAGGCACAGGGCTCGGGCCAAAAACCAGCGGCTATGTGCTGGGTATCGTCAAGGCTTATACAACTCGCGTTGGCGAGGGCCCGTTCCCGACAGAAGACCATGGTGAGCACGGACAAATTCTGGGCGAACGGGGGCGCGAGTTTGGCACGGTCACGGGGCGCAAGCGGCGCTGTGGCTGGTTTGATGCCGTGCTGGTGCGCCAGTCGCTTAAAATTTCCGGTGTGGATGGCATTGCCCTGACCAAGCTGGATGTGCTGGACGGCCTGCCGGAACTGAAAGTCTGTGTCGGCTATGATCTTGATGGCAAACAGCTTGATCATTTTCCGGCGGGCATGGATGCCCAGTCGCAGGTAAAGCCGGTTTATGAAACCATTCCCGGCTGGAGAGACTCAACGGAAGGTGCGCGCAGCTGGGCTGACTTGCCCGCGGAGGCAGTCAAATATGTGCGCCGCCTTGAGGAGTTGATCGAGTGCCCGGTGGCGCTGGTCTCCACCTCGCCAGAGCGAGAGGACGTGATCCTCATGCGTGACCCTTACGAGAGTTAA
- a CDS encoding Spx/MgsR family RNA polymerase-binding regulatory protein — MNFYGLKNCDTCRIAMKELDAAGIAYAYIDVRADGVPAGTLSGWIDQMGADKLVNRRSTTWRNLTEAEKASAEDNAKLLSLLQANPTLIKRPVIEQGAGIYVGWQEYVQSRNF, encoded by the coding sequence ATGAACTTCTACGGTCTGAAAAATTGCGACACCTGCCGTATAGCTATGAAAGAACTGGATGCAGCAGGTATCGCCTATGCGTATATTGATGTGCGGGCAGATGGTGTGCCTGCTGGCACTCTGTCTGGCTGGATCGACCAGATGGGAGCAGATAAGTTGGTCAATCGCCGCTCTACAACCTGGCGCAATCTGACAGAAGCCGAGAAGGCATCAGCGGAAGATAACGCAAAGTTGCTCTCCCTGTTGCAAGCAAACCCGACGCTCATCAAGCGCCCGGTGATCGAGCAGGGGGCAGGTATTTATGTTGGTTGGCAGGAGTATGTACAATCAAGAAATTTTTAA
- a CDS encoding DUF418 domain-containing protein — translation MSTADAPVSLENRLDYMDVLRGFAVMAIFIVNIKAMFQPFAFYANPLLWGSDVDAFIANVQNIFVDNKWRTNFTALFGAGLMLIAMKAEEAGGDRKEAGRRLRRRLTFLLLFGLVHLVGIWMGDILTVYAITGFIAILFRNMSTGKLIFWTIFFMILGSLWMGGFMMATPYIPGMAEKMSGMMWGTDPEMLAKESAIYLGGIPGHIAYRAENALGMIIGYGLFGGMFAMTLGLMLAGMVLFKTGFLQGRWKSSVYLPIAIIALGSAWGMEFWRVLELNKANWSYEAFSVWTPVIMIAGPLGAFGYAALIAFILRVGPKLSPVAAVGRMAFTNYIACSVLGTTLAYGHGLGLYGEVSLQQLMLIVGATFVAMLVWSPLWLSVFRFGPLEWLWRSLTYKKIQPFMK, via the coding sequence ATGTCCACTGCCGATGCACCCGTCAGTCTTGAAAACCGTCTGGATTACATGGATGTTTTGCGCGGCTTCGCCGTGATGGCGATCTTCATCGTCAACATCAAGGCAATGTTCCAGCCTTTCGCCTTCTACGCCAATCCCCTGCTCTGGGGATCGGACGTGGATGCTTTCATCGCCAATGTGCAGAACATTTTTGTCGATAATAAATGGCGCACGAACTTTACCGCACTGTTCGGCGCCGGGCTTATGCTGATTGCCATGAAGGCCGAGGAGGCTGGCGGTGACAGAAAAGAAGCTGGCCGCAGGTTGCGGCGGCGTCTCACCTTCCTGCTGCTGTTCGGGCTTGTGCACCTTGTGGGCATCTGGATGGGGGATATACTGACCGTCTATGCGATTACCGGTTTCATCGCGATCCTGTTCCGCAACATGTCCACCGGCAAGCTGATTTTCTGGACGATCTTCTTCATGATCCTCGGCTCTCTCTGGATGGGCGGTTTCATGATGGCGACACCTTATATTCCCGGCATGGCCGAGAAAATGAGCGGCATGATGTGGGGGACGGACCCTGAAATGCTGGCCAAAGAATCCGCGATCTATCTCGGCGGCATTCCCGGCCATATTGCCTATCGGGCAGAAAACGCGCTTGGCATGATTATCGGCTATGGCCTGTTTGGCGGCATGTTTGCGATGACGCTTGGGCTGATGCTGGCCGGTATGGTACTTTTCAAAACCGGCTTCCTGCAGGGACGCTGGAAATCTTCCGTCTACCTGCCGATCGCGATTATCGCGCTTGGCAGTGCATGGGGAATGGAATTCTGGCGCGTGCTGGAACTGAACAAGGCCAACTGGTCCTATGAAGCCTTCTCTGTCTGGACGCCTGTGATCATGATTGCGGGGCCACTTGGCGCCTTCGGCTATGCGGCGCTGATTGCCTTCATTCTCCGGGTTGGCCCGAAACTCTCACCAGTTGCGGCTGTCGGGCGGATGGCGTTCACGAACTATATTGCCTGCTCAGTGCTTGGCACGACCCTTGCTTACGGTCACGGCCTTGGATTGTATGGAGAGGTGAGCCTGCAACAGCTGATGCTGATTGTCGGTGCGACATTCGTGGCGATGCTGGTCTGGTCGCCGCTCTGGCTGTCGGTGTTCCGCTTCGGTCCACTGGAATGGCTGTGGCGTTCGTTGACCTACAAGAAAATCCAGCCTTTTATGAAGTGA
- a CDS encoding patatin-like phospholipase family protein has protein sequence MNNGDSKTALILSGGGARGAYQVGVMCAIGDMLEHGQLPFQVITGVSVGAINAVSLTSGAQDLKKAIRRLSALWGNLRTQNVFETGADKVALRFGHLLSYVLGGAFGVSPPQSLFDNTPLKELIGRETDFAQLKKNLDGPLLDALSITASSYEEGLAVAFYQGSVDAAEWRRSRRVGRKCEIGPDHVLASAALPFIFPAWSVDGTWFGDGALRQIAPLSPAIHLGADKLLVIGARDGKLSGEPVRHEQVPYPSIGQVSGQLMDIVFNDNLEADVERLQRINSTLERMLPERRAQTDLRTLDVLMIKPSQDIREIAGQHAHEMPATVRMLLRSIGALKAPWVLPSYLLFEPGYIRALMDLGRKDAEAQADDIKAFLGL, from the coding sequence ATGAATAATGGTGACAGCAAGACAGCCCTGATTCTGTCCGGCGGCGGCGCGCGCGGGGCCTATCAGGTGGGCGTGATGTGCGCCATTGGTGACATGCTGGAGCATGGGCAGTTGCCCTTTCAGGTCATTACCGGCGTCTCTGTCGGGGCGATCAATGCCGTATCGCTGACCAGCGGGGCACAGGACCTGAAAAAAGCAATCCGTCGGCTGTCAGCTTTATGGGGAAATCTGCGCACCCAAAACGTGTTTGAAACTGGTGCGGACAAGGTGGCGCTGCGCTTTGGCCACTTGCTGAGCTATGTACTGGGCGGTGCTTTTGGCGTCTCGCCGCCACAATCCCTGTTCGATAATACGCCGCTGAAAGAACTTATCGGGCGGGAAACCGATTTTGCGCAACTGAAGAAAAACCTCGACGGGCCGCTGCTGGACGCCCTGTCGATCACCGCCTCCTCCTATGAGGAAGGGCTGGCTGTTGCTTTTTATCAGGGCAGTGTCGATGCGGCGGAATGGCGGCGCTCGCGCCGGGTGGGGCGCAAATGCGAGATCGGGCCGGATCATGTGCTGGCATCCGCCGCACTGCCTTTCATCTTTCCTGCATGGTCAGTGGACGGCACCTGGTTCGGGGATGGCGCCCTGCGGCAGATCGCGCCGCTCTCCCCCGCCATTCATCTGGGCGCAGACAAGCTGCTGGTGATCGGGGCACGGGACGGCAAGCTCTCCGGCGAACCGGTCAGGCACGAACAGGTGCCTTACCCGTCGATCGGCCAGGTATCGGGCCAGTTGATGGATATTGTGTTCAACGACAATCTGGAAGCAGATGTGGAGCGGTTGCAGCGCATCAACTCGACTCTTGAGCGAATGCTGCCAGAGCGCCGGGCACAGACAGACCTGCGCACGCTGGATGTCCTGATGATCAAGCCATCACAGGATATTCGCGAAATTGCCGGCCAGCACGCCCATGAGATGCCGGCAACCGTGCGCATGTTGTTGCGCTCCATCGGGGCGCTAAAGGCTCCCTGGGTGCTGCCCTCCTATCTTCTGTTTGAACCTGGTTATATTCGTGCCCTGATGGACCTGGGGCGCAAGGACGCAGAAGCGCAGGCCGATGACATCAAGGCATTTCTGGGACTTTAG
- the thiC gene encoding phosphomethylpyrimidine synthase ThiC: MNKHVPQSEFTTPEVTTGPLPASRKVYVQSERFADVKAPIREIDLHPSAEEPPLPVYDTTGPYTDPAVTIDVEKGLARHRTNWVTARGGVEEYDGREVKPEDNGGASGKYLAREFPIRNRPLRGTGEAPITQLEHARAGTITREMEYIAIRENLGRRKMLEDAEATIAAGESFGAEIPPFITAEFVRDEVARGRAVIPSNINHPELEPQIIGRNFLVKINANIGNSAVTSSVEEEVDKMVWATRWGADNVMDLSTGRNIHNTREWIIRNSPVPIGTVPIYQALEKVGGVAEDLTWEVYRDTLIEQCEQGVDYFTIHAGVRLPYIHLTADRVTGIVSRGGSIMAKWCLAHHRESFLYTKFEEICEIMRQYDVTFSLGDGLRPGSTADANDRAQFAELETLGELTKIAWDHGCQVMIEGPGHVPMHKVKVNMDKQLKECGEAPFYTLGPLTTDIAPGYDHITSGIGAAMIGWFGTAMLCYVTPKEHLGLPNRDDVKVGVITYKLAAHAADLAKGHPAAHLRDDALSRARYEFRWEDQFNLGLDPETARDFHDQTLPKEAHKVAHFCSMCGPKFCSMKITQDVRDYADGLTDNEKADLEAATEEARAGMDRMSDKYREMGSELYLAEEAVKKSNEVL; this comes from the coding sequence ATGAACAAACACGTCCCCCAGTCTGAATTCACCACGCCGGAAGTCACCACCGGCCCCTTGCCGGCGAGCCGCAAGGTCTATGTTCAGTCAGAGCGCTTTGCGGATGTGAAAGCCCCCATCCGCGAGATTGACCTGCACCCCTCAGCCGAAGAGCCACCATTGCCGGTTTATGACACAACCGGTCCGTACACAGATCCTGCAGTCACGATCGACGTGGAAAAGGGCCTTGCCCGCCATCGCACCAACTGGGTCACGGCGCGCGGCGGCGTTGAGGAATATGACGGCCGAGAGGTCAAGCCGGAAGACAATGGCGGCGCCAGCGGTAAATATCTTGCGCGCGAATTCCCCATCCGCAACCGCCCTTTGCGCGGCACTGGTGAGGCCCCCATCACCCAGCTTGAACACGCGCGGGCCGGCACCATCACCAGGGAGATGGAATATATCGCCATCCGCGAAAACCTTGGCCGCCGTAAGATGCTGGAAGATGCCGAAGCCACCATTGCCGCCGGTGAGAGTTTCGGCGCGGAAATCCCGCCTTTCATCACGGCAGAATTTGTGCGTGATGAAGTGGCCAGAGGCCGCGCGGTCATCCCGTCCAACATCAACCACCCGGAGCTGGAGCCGCAGATCATTGGCCGCAATTTCCTGGTCAAGATCAATGCCAATATCGGCAACTCCGCCGTCACGTCATCCGTCGAGGAAGAAGTGGACAAGATGGTCTGGGCAACCCGTTGGGGCGCAGACAATGTGATGGACCTTTCCACGGGCCGGAACATTCACAACACCCGCGAGTGGATCATCCGCAATTCGCCGGTCCCCATCGGCACGGTGCCGATCTATCAGGCGCTGGAAAAAGTCGGCGGCGTCGCTGAAGACCTCACATGGGAAGTCTATCGCGATACCCTGATTGAGCAGTGCGAGCAGGGCGTTGATTACTTCACTATCCATGCCGGTGTTCGCCTGCCCTATATTCATCTGACAGCGGATCGTGTCACGGGCATCGTCTCGCGCGGTGGCTCGATCATGGCCAAATGGTGCCTGGCCCATCACCGGGAGAGTTTCCTCTACACCAAGTTTGAGGAAATCTGCGAGATCATGCGGCAGTATGACGTCACCTTCTCGCTGGGCGATGGCCTGCGCCCGGGGTCTACGGCAGACGCGAATGACCGCGCCCAGTTCGCCGAGCTTGAAACCCTCGGGGAACTGACGAAAATCGCCTGGGACCATGGCTGCCAGGTAATGATCGAAGGGCCGGGCCACGTGCCCATGCACAAGGTCAAGGTCAATATGGACAAGCAGTTGAAAGAATGCGGTGAGGCTCCGTTCTATACGCTTGGCCCCCTCACCACGGATATTGCACCGGGTTATGACCATATCACCTCCGGCATCGGCGCCGCCATGATCGGCTGGTTCGGCACCGCCATGCTGTGTTATGTGACGCCCAAGGAGCATCTGGGCCTGCCCAACCGGGACGATGTGAAAGTCGGTGTCATCACCTACAAACTGGCTGCTCACGCAGCAGACCTTGCCAAGGGTCACCCCGCCGCGCATTTGCGCGATGATGCGCTCTCCCGCGCGCGCTATGAATTTCGCTGGGAAGACCAGTTTAATTTAGGGCTAGACCCGGAAACCGCGCGAGACTTCCACGATCAGACCCTGCCGAAGGAAGCCCACAAGGTCGCTCACTTCTGCTCCATGTGCGGACCGAAATTCTGCAGTATGAAGATCACCCAGGATGTGCGGGATTATGCCGACGGCCTGACAGACAATGAAAAGGCCGATTTGGAGGCCGCCACAGAAGAAGCCCGCGCCGGCATGGACCGCATGTCAGACAAATACCGCGAAATGGGCAGTGAATTGTATCTGGCCGAGGAAGCCGTGAAGAAGTCGAATGAGGTTTTGTGA
- a CDS encoding DMT family transporter produces MTSLSRTLLLTIIAMVAFAANSVLARLALIDGAAGAGGYTAIRIISGAVFMGVLMALRQGTASALWQGSWTGPLALLSYAVFFSYAYLALGAGLGAVILFFMVQMTMIDWGLYKGETLRLLQWIGLISAFAALVWLLYPAATAPPLLAVFAMILAGASWGVYSLIGRGTTDPAGATTGNFIRAAIICLPLVPIVVLTGETAPTVMGVLYALLSGIVASGIGYTIWYAALPGLSATQAGAAQLSVPAIAAAGGILFLAEPLTLRFVVASAIILGGVALATLVKKG; encoded by the coding sequence ATGACGAGCTTGAGTCGCACGCTTCTGTTGACGATTATCGCCATGGTCGCCTTTGCCGCGAACTCCGTTCTGGCGCGCCTCGCGCTGATTGACGGGGCGGCAGGCGCTGGGGGTTACACGGCCATTCGCATTATCTCAGGCGCTGTTTTTATGGGTGTACTGATGGCCTTGCGGCAAGGCACTGCCAGCGCCTTGTGGCAAGGTAGCTGGACAGGACCCCTCGCTCTTTTGTCTTATGCCGTTTTCTTCTCTTACGCTTACCTGGCGCTAGGTGCAGGACTCGGTGCTGTTATCCTGTTCTTCATGGTACAGATGACCATGATTGACTGGGGGTTGTATAAAGGAGAAACGCTGCGGCTCCTGCAATGGATCGGGCTTATCTCTGCCTTTGCCGCCCTGGTCTGGCTGCTCTACCCTGCGGCAACTGCGCCGCCCCTGCTGGCGGTCTTCGCCATGATACTTGCCGGCGCCTCCTGGGGTGTTTACTCGCTGATCGGCAGAGGCACGACAGACCCGGCCGGGGCAACGACTGGCAATTTTATTCGAGCAGCGATCATTTGCCTGCCATTGGTGCCAATCGTGGTGCTGACGGGGGAGACAGCCCCGACTGTGATGGGCGTTCTCTACGCCCTCCTTTCCGGTATTGTTGCTTCGGGCATCGGCTATACGATCTGGTATGCTGCCCTGCCGGGGCTCAGCGCCACGCAAGCCGGGGCAGCGCAACTGAGCGTGCCCGCGATTGCCGCAGCGGGTGGCATTCTGTTTCTCGCGGAACCACTGACCTTGAGGTTTGTCGTGGCGAGCGCAATTATTCTTGGCGGCGTCGCTCTGGCGACGCTGGTGAAAAAGGGGTGA
- a CDS encoding nuclear transport factor 2 family protein, with protein sequence MMHTPTRLLALLAIVLLAAPASFAQAEKEAAYVPAGLDDPLNLSTPEETVRSMFRAMYLGDATLVDKVFLPDAQLRRVTNTGEIRPDGLQAWRDWVGAQSPGDAVEEIFEIEVQATGRLASVWAPFVVTYKGAVVGCGVNEFVLAKAEGDWRIVFAMDNAAPEGTDCTTFKTDYTKD encoded by the coding sequence ATGATGCACACTCCCACACGCCTGCTCGCATTACTGGCTATCGTATTATTGGCGGCCCCCGCCAGCTTCGCTCAGGCTGAGAAAGAAGCAGCCTATGTGCCGGCGGGGCTTGATGATCCGCTGAACCTGTCCACACCGGAAGAAACGGTCCGCAGCATGTTCCGCGCCATGTATCTGGGCGACGCGACACTGGTGGATAAAGTTTTTCTGCCCGATGCGCAGCTGCGCCGCGTCACCAACACCGGCGAGATCCGGCCTGATGGCTTGCAGGCATGGCGCGACTGGGTGGGCGCACAATCTCCCGGTGATGCCGTGGAGGAAATTTTTGAGATTGAAGTGCAGGCGACCGGACGGCTTGCCTCCGTATGGGCCCCTTTTGTGGTGACCTATAAAGGTGCAGTCGTGGGCTGCGGCGTGAATGAATTTGTGCTGGCCAAAGCCGAGGGTGACTGGCGCATCGTCTTCGCCATGGACAACGCCGCGCCGGAAGGCACGGACTGCACGACGTTCAAGACGGATTACACAAAAGACTGA